The sequence aataagtcactgaatacaaaatgaacatataaaaattgaaataaaatgtagGACATGGAATgacatgcaaaataataaaataatacatcttcagaacataaaatgtaaaactctTACGTGACTATCAAGtcttacaatatatatataatcttctgCCTTAACCAGAAACTGCTCATGCATTTTGATATTATTCCCAGAACCAGGGAGGAAAGGNTTGTAGGAAGGATTGATAGAAGCCCAAGCTTCTTCAAATATATTCTACGCCAAGAAATGTCCGGTTATAACTGTGGACAATTCCATTATTTTACGATATTAATGATAGGGTCTTTATTCTCTTAGGTCTGAAGATACCATCACTGGCCATTGATAACTCTctcaaaattaacacaaacaactaatatataaatatgtcaaTTCTATAGATAATGGCATTGAATTTACTGAGAAATGTTAACCTCAAAGGTACATGCACTGTTATTAAAAATTTACAGAAACAGGTTCTCAGGAAATGAGGATCCGTCTCCTTGACATAGAGCTACAGAAAATGCCATAATTGTAAAGTTTAATATGGTTAAAACATAGTGCATTTGTGATACTATTAAAAGAATGCAGTATGAAAATGGAATTTTGATTCAGTAAAGTTGTATTAGTTTACTTACTCTAGAAATTGATGtccaaataaatgaaatgtcATAGAAATGAAGCTATTCTACTGAAGAATTTCCTCATGGCAACCTTCATGTCCCTGTTCCTCAGACTGTAGATAAAGGGGTTCAGCATCTGAGGTACTACAGCATACATCACTGAAGCCACTGCAGACTTCCTGGATGAGTCCTTAATAAAAGATGTAATATATACCCCAAATCCTGTCCCATAGAACAAAGACACAACTGACAGGTGANNNNNNNNNNNNNNNNNNNNNNNNNNNNNNNNNNNNNNNNNNNNNNNNNNNNNNNNNNNNNNNNNNNNNNNNNNNNNNNNNNNNNNNNNNNNNNNNNNNNNNNNNNNNNNNNNNNNNNNNNNNNNNNNNNNNNNNNNNNNNNNNNNNNNNNNNNNNNNNNNNNNNATGTTATCAATGAGAGTATCAGAACAGGCCAACTTGAGCATCTTGGGAAGTTCACAGAAGAAGCTTGGTATTTCCAGATGTGTGCAGAATGGCAGTCTTAACACCATCAGGCTGTGCATTAAAGAATCCACAACGCTAATTAGCAGGGACAACAGAATCAGGAGGATACAGAAACAGGGTTCCATGATGACCGTGTACCTTAGGGGGTGACAAATAGCCACATATCGGTCATAAGCCATTACTGCAAGGAGACAGTTCTCCATGCCACCAAATATTAAGACAAAGTTCATTTGAGTGAGGCAGCCTTTGTATGTGatgctttgattattttcttgtatgttcacCAGCATCTTTGGGATCGTGCTTGTGCTTAAACAGATGTCATTTAAggacaaattggaaagaaataagTACATAGGGGTGTGAAGATGGGAGTCAGAGATAGAAATCAACACTATAAGCATGTTCCCGAAAATGGTAACCAGATATATAGAAAAGAACAAGATGACCAAGACAGGCTGCAGTTTGGGGTCTTCTGTCAGTCCCAGAAGAAGGAATCCTGGAAAAGTTGTTTGGTTTCTCTTTTCCATGTTGTTCATAAATCTGATAGAGTGGGTGATAGAAAAATTAATGAGATTTTGGATCAGAAACAGCTGCCACACTTAAGAAGTTGCCGAAATGCTAACCCTGAAGTCTGAAGCTAGGCTTCAATAATTAAAGCACTTGCTATAGAAGCATGAGCCCCAGACTTCTGAGCCCCAGACATCTGAGCCCCAGAAACAAGCCTAAAAACCAGGTTGCAGTATCAGCCAACATGTAATCCAACTTCAGAAGTCTTGAATGTGTGTTCTTGAAAATTCAACTGTATGAACACGGTCCTGGTAATGAAGAAACACCACCACAGCAGACTTTTCACAAGGGATAATCAAACTCTCTCCTAGTAGCATGCATGTCCCTGGGAGATTTCAAATCTAAACCACCTCATTATACTGACATTACTTTTAACACTTTGAACTGGTGAGTCCATATCCTGATTGTAGGAGAGCAGGTTTTGTGTTACTAACTTTATGGTCCCAGGAACCCATCTTCTAGTATTCAAATgtcttgtttctatttccttccatTTCACAGGCCTTAAGTACATGTTTCATGATTTTTATACTAATTTCCAACTTATAGTTTTCTACGTGTTTGTTGCATATGATCCCTCTATTTGAAATAATCGTTCAATATGAAGTGTATCCAGCATGTATAATTGTacaaaattatgaatatttaaacataataataatgtaaaaactcagatgtttctgttttgttttttgccatttattcatttactctctATACATCCTGATTACAAGACCCTTCCTCACCATTCTCCATCAAACAACCCCTTTCCCTTTCATCTCTGATAAAAGGTTGCCCCCCAACCCCAGTCAACTTAaataccctggcacatcaagtaaCTGCAGGACTAGTCACATCCTCTCCACTGAGGCCGAACTAGGCAGACCAGTTAATAGAACAGTATCTACAGGCAAGCAAGAGATTCAGGGATGTCCCCCTTTCCCGTTGTTGGAGGACCCCCATGAAGACCATTATGCTCAAGTGCTGCACATGTGGTTGGGGCTTGGGTGCAgaccatatatgctctttggttggttcttCAGACTCTGGCAGGCCCCAATGGTCCAGATTAGATGACTTTTTGCTCTTCTTGTGAAATCTCTACTCCTTTGGGTCCTTTattccttccctcaactcttccacaaaagAGCCCTAGCTCTGTCTATcatttggctatgggtctctcaATCAGTTTCAGACATGTGCTTGTTggaacttctcagaggacaattattctaggttcctgtctgcaagcatgatgaagtatcattaatagtatcagggatgaGTTCATACTTGTGGGGTGGATCAAAGTTgggtcattggttgaccattgcctcagtctctgctccagttttgtcCTTGCAAACCTGTAGACAAGACACATTTTGGGTTTCTGTCCTTATTCCTCAACTGGAGgtcctgcttggctacaggaggttaTCACTTCAGGGTCCATATCCCCCACTGATAAGANtccaagctagagtcatcctcAGATTCGCTGGTCACTccccacatcccaggtctctgaaaTGACTAAAGATGTCCTTGTTATCATCACCAACTTTTATTGCCTCTAGCCTGCTCTCTTGACACCTAAATCATTCCCAGTTCTCTTCCCATCCTGTCTTCAacccagtcccctccctccacataccgatgatatctattttatttcctctactGAGAAAGATTAAACCCTACTGACTTGGGCATTCCTTGTTACATGGCTTCTTTGGGTGTGTGGGTTTTAATGcagttatcctgtactttatggctagtATCCACTTTGGGGTTTGGCTGACCTCagtcaggatattttcaagttcagttcatttccctgcaaaattcatggtgcTTTAGTTTTATAGCTGAATTTGACTTCATTGTtgaaatgaaccacattttctttatcaattctgCAGTTGAGGGAAATATGGTTTGTTTTGAACTTTTccctattacaaataaagctggtATGAATGTTGTTAAGCAATTGTTCTTGTAAGATAATAGAGTATATTCAGGgtaatatgcccaggagtggtataactctGCCTTGTTGTAGAATTATTCCCACTTTtatgagaaaccaccaaattgatttccagagtggttgtactagtttacATGTCCATGTGAAATAGAGGAGTGTTCACTTTTCTCCGCATCATCACCAGCATGTGTCTCCcgactttttttaaaatcttagccATTATAATGAGTATAAGATGTAATCTCAGAGTCAGTTTAATGTCTTTATTCATCAGAGATATGCAGGTGGATCTGCATACCTCTGATGAATAAAGACATTaatcatttctttaagtgcttctagttCATTCAAGAtacctctgctgagaattctgctTTTAGCATTGAACTCATTTTTAACTGATTTTTTGGTTTATTGGAATATaactttatgatttctttatatgTTGTGGTTATTAGCCCTATGTCAGGTGTAGAGTGGGGAAGATCTTTTcatattctgtaggctgccattttgtcctattgatggtgttctttgtcttacaaaacctcagtttcttcagatCCCATTTAATAACTactgatcttagtgcctgagctacaTTTGTTCTGTTTGGGAAGTTACCTtttgtaccaatgtgttcaaggtcattctctaaTAATATGCTTTATACTGTGGTCTTTgaccacttagacttgagttttgttcatgGTAATAATTTTGGTTCTATTGGCATTCCTCTATATGCAGATATTCATTTAGACCAGCACTATCTGTTcaaactgctttctttctttttccattgtactGCTTTAGCTCCTTTtccaaaaatcaagtgtccatggTTCAATGTCATCAAGTGTATGAGTTTATTTATGGATGTTTGAATCAATTCTATTGACAAACCACCCAGAGCTCTAccattaaagtacctcatgtgtttacatcaagacggtttctctgtagTGTTTCCCTGGGACAcccactcctgtgacctgaggacccgagggagttcctcgtGAGGGGCTCCTACTAGAGGATAACCATACCAGGCTNatgtcaacaagcacttcttggcatcagcaatagtgttgggtttggtttctgcTACTAGGAATAGATTtctaggtggggtggtctctggatgtccattccttcagtctctccattGTTTTTTCATGCATTTACTTAGACAAGTACAattatgggttaaaattttgaaatccttcaaactgggggccatgcctatctaccaGAGTTtgtctctataggttctatctcccctttgttgagtatttcagctaatgtcatcccttttGGGTCCTGcccacctctcccttctcagctGTCTGTGATTTACTAGTGGCTACTGTTGGGGCCGCAAGCCACTGGAATCCTCTCCCTTGGCCATTATCTAGCGCTCTTTTGTTTCTTCCACTATCATGCTTCCATTCTGTAATTGATTCGGGACATTTTACAATGAGggcattcctttccttttacaatGAGGGCACTCCTTTCTCGACATTCTTCTTTCTGACTTttttacaatggggacattccttTGACCTTGATGTGGTACCTAGAACCACTGGTTTGGCCTGTGTATCTGAGCACACTCCACTTGCAGTTTCCAACTATAAAAATGCCCCCCCCATTTCTACTGAACAAACAAGACTTGAACAGAATTTTAatcttgcctccttcctttgtgttttctgatcCCAAAACTTGTCATTGTAGCTCCCTTCCCTGGAGAAGCCTGTTATTTAAGTCCTGCAGGTCAGGGAAAGCTAACACCATCCCCATCCCACACTGCTACATAAATCTGTAGGAtcttgaaaggcagcctggtttcatGGTTGAGCTAAGGTTTGAAACACTGGGCTATTCTCTGCAAGGAATAGTAGCCATTTCCATGCTCCTGGACCACAGGCTCCTAGCAGGAGGCTACAGTTNTCCATAGGTTCATGACCATCAATCAAGTAAGGGCAATAGCCCCATGCCTCTCCACAGNTAGAGGaggtgaccacaggtcatgtagCCTCAAggcagatctccattttaatgagatacCTAAAGGCCcagag comes from Mus pahari unplaced genomic scaffold, PAHARI_EIJ_v1.1 scaffold_13427_1, whole genome shotgun sequence and encodes:
- the LOC110315319 gene encoding olfactory receptor 7G2-like, producing MNNMEKRNQTTFPGFLLLGLTEDPKLQPVLVILFFSIYLVTIFGNMLIVLISISDSHLHTPMYLFLSNLSLNDICLSTSTIPKMLVNIQENNQSITYKGCLTQMNFVLIFGGMENCLLAVMAYDRYVAICHPLRYTVIMEPCFCILLILLSLLISVVDSLMHSLMVLRLPFCTHLEIPSFFCELPKMLKLACSDTLIDNXXXXXXXXXXXXXXXXXXXXXXXXXXXXXXXXXXXXXXXXXXXXXXXXXXXXXXXXHLSVVSLFYGTGFGVYITSFIKDSSRKSAVASVMYAVVPQMLNPFIYSLRNRDMKVAMRKFFSRIASFL